In one window of Solanum pennellii chromosome 2, SPENNV200 DNA:
- the LOC107010505 gene encoding homeobox-leucine zipper protein ATHB-40-like produces MNNDDQMLHISQYYSGIYTQQGEGKARRRRKKNKVDDVNGAMMMMMMRKRKLSDEQVNLLEQSFEHEHKLESERKDRLASELGLDPRQVAVWFQNRRARWKSKKLEEEYSKLKNEHETNIVDKCRLENEVLKLKEQMCEAEKEIQRLLTERSDGVSINSPTTSSLSMEAAMDPPFLGDFGFDNSFYGPDHEELEWVNNLYNMPYHM; encoded by the exons ATGAATAATGATGATCAAATGTTACACATTTCTCAGTACTATTCTGGTATCTACACTCAACAAG GAGAGGGGAAAGCGAGgaggagaagaaagaagaataaaGTAGATGATGTAAACGGggcgatgatgatgatgatgatgaggaagaGGAAATTAAGTGACGAACAAGTGAATTTGCTTGAACAAAGTTTTGAACACGAACACAAATTGGAGTCTGAGAGGAAAGACAGACTTGCCTCGGAGCTAGGACTAGACCCGAGGCAAGTAGCTGTGTGGTTCCAGAATAGAAGGGCTCGATGGAAGAGCAAGAAACTAGAGGAAGAATACTCTAAGTTGAAGAATGAACATGAAACTAACATTGTTGACAAATGTCGTCTTGAAAATGAG GTATTGAAGCTAAAGGAACAAATGTGTGAAGCGGAGAAGGAGATACAACGGCTGTTGACGGAGCGATCCGACGGCGTTTCGATCAATAGCCCTACAACTTCATCACTCTCAATGGAAGCAGCCATGGATCCTCCATTTCTTGGAGATTTTGGGTTTGATAATAGTTTTTATGGGCCTGATCATGAAGAATTGGAATGGGTTAATAACTTGTACAATATGCCATATCATATGTGA